A section of the Oscillospiraceae bacterium genome encodes:
- the recF gene encoding DNA replication/repair protein RecF: MYITRLDLKNFRNLTAQTVVFSPHVNVVMGDNAQGKSNLLEAVFYFGGGKSFRARREQELIRFGETAAVLTAHIVSGSRSQTLEARFSAGARRVLSANGAKLSSPRELVGRLPCVFFGPENLDIVRAGAASRRRFLDLALCQLRPRYLTALSEYVRLYGHKTRLLRDSRPGTALPDALPVFNNRLAAAGAALTRYRLDFAARVTPAAAVLHGAISGGREALSLRYVTHGGLGPDDPEEALAAGLLALMEERAEAERAAARCLVGPHRDDIELLLDGMPMRAFGSQGQSRTAALALKLAERDIFREELGEPPVLLLDDVLSELDGRRQDFILHRLEGGQVIITSCEPGRATRLPEGKNLLVENGRVTADNNGSDNR, translated from the coding sequence ATGTACATCACGCGGCTGGATCTAAAAAACTTTCGCAACCTGACCGCCCAGACAGTCGTCTTTTCGCCCCATGTCAACGTGGTGATGGGCGACAACGCCCAAGGGAAATCCAACCTGTTGGAGGCCGTGTTTTACTTTGGCGGCGGCAAGAGCTTCCGGGCGCGGCGGGAGCAGGAGTTGATCCGATTTGGGGAGACGGCGGCGGTGCTTACCGCCCACATCGTCTCCGGAAGCCGCTCACAGACATTGGAGGCGCGTTTTTCCGCCGGCGCCCGGCGGGTGCTGTCTGCAAACGGCGCAAAACTGTCCTCGCCCCGAGAGCTGGTGGGACGGCTGCCCTGTGTGTTCTTCGGACCGGAGAATTTGGACATCGTCCGCGCCGGCGCGGCCTCCCGGCGGCGCTTTTTGGATCTGGCGCTCTGTCAGCTCCGCCCGCGCTACCTGACGGCGCTCAGTGAATACGTCCGGCTGTACGGGCACAAGACGCGCCTGTTGCGCGACAGCCGGCCGGGCACGGCACTGCCGGACGCCCTACCGGTGTTCAACAACCGGCTGGCGGCCGCGGGGGCGGCGCTTACCCGGTACCGACTGGACTTCGCCGCCCGGGTAACGCCGGCGGCGGCGGTCCTGCACGGAGCCATTTCCGGTGGGCGGGAGGCGCTGTCGCTGCGCTATGTGACGCACGGCGGCCTGGGTCCGGACGATCCGGAGGAGGCCCTGGCGGCCGGGCTGCTCGCGCTGATGGAGGAGCGGGCGGAAGCCGAACGGGCGGCGGCGCGCTGCCTGGTCGGGCCGCACCGGGACGACATCGAACTGCTGCTGGACGGTATGCCGATGCGCGCCTTCGGTTCCCAGGGCCAATCCCGCACGGCGGCGCTGGCCCTGAAACTAGCCGAGCGGGACATCTTCCGGGAGGAACTGGGCGAGCCGCCGGTATTGTTGCTGGACGACGTGCTCTCCGAGCTGGACGGCCGCCGGCAGGACTTCATCCTGCACCGGCTTGAGGGCGGGCAGGTGATCATCACCAGCTGCGAACCGGGCCGCGCGACGAGACTTCCGGAGGGAAAAAATCTGCTGGTGGAAAACGGCCGCGTCACGGCAGATAACAACGGATCAGATAACAGATAA
- the dnaN gene encoding DNA polymerase III subunit beta, with amino-acid sequence MKFSCEKALLLAAISNVSRIVPSRSSIAALEGILLEVGDQLRLTGYNLEVGIRAELNVNVERTGSVVIGARLLSEIVRKLPDDVVTFDLRDKLVMNIRCGQSVFDIASCLDGASYPELPTVSEEQAAALPQALLRGMIHETIFAVSENENKIIHTGSQFNWGDGKLIVVSVDGYRLALRRETTEGGFLGSFVVPGAALREVERLLSDKESETVKLVLGGRHISFLLGDTVLVTRLLEGEFLNYRTAMPESLPIDVRLNIRAFTAGIERVSLLINEKIKNPVRLLVRPDGVDLSCRTSLGFAADACEAEVTGALPSAGFEVGFNHRYLLDALHVLPGENFRLKLLSPLAPCVLMPDEGDAYFYMVLPVRLRAD; translated from the coding sequence GTGAAATTTTCCTGCGAGAAAGCGCTCCTGCTGGCCGCGATTTCCAATGTATCCCGCATTGTTCCCTCCCGCAGCAGCATCGCCGCACTGGAGGGGATTCTGCTCGAAGTCGGCGACCAGCTGCGCCTGACCGGATATAACTTGGAGGTTGGTATCCGCGCGGAACTGAATGTAAACGTGGAAAGGACGGGTAGCGTCGTCATTGGCGCACGCCTGTTGAGTGAGATCGTACGCAAACTCCCGGACGACGTCGTGACATTCGATCTGCGGGACAAACTGGTGATGAACATCCGTTGCGGCCAGTCTGTTTTCGACATTGCCTCCTGCCTGGACGGCGCATCGTACCCGGAACTGCCGACGGTGTCGGAGGAACAGGCGGCCGCCCTGCCCCAGGCCCTGCTGCGCGGGATGATTCACGAGACGATCTTTGCGGTTTCTGAAAACGAAAACAAGATCATCCACACCGGATCCCAGTTCAACTGGGGAGACGGAAAACTCATCGTCGTCTCAGTGGACGGCTACCGGCTGGCCTTGCGGCGCGAGACGACGGAGGGCGGTTTTTTGGGGAGCTTCGTCGTACCCGGCGCCGCACTGCGCGAAGTCGAGCGGTTGCTCTCCGACAAGGAAAGCGAGACGGTGAAGCTCGTGCTGGGCGGCCGGCATATCTCATTTTTGCTGGGGGACACCGTCCTGGTCACGCGGCTGTTGGAGGGAGAATTTTTAAACTACAGGACAGCCATGCCCGAATCGCTGCCCATCGACGTGCGGCTGAACATCCGGGCGTTCACGGCCGGCATTGAGCGCGTGAGCCTGCTGATCAACGAGAAGATCAAAAATCCGGTGAGACTGTTGGTCCGCCCGGACGGCGTGGATCTCTCCTGCCGGACCTCCTTGGGATTTGCCGCCGACGCGTGCGAGGCCGAAGTAACCGGCGCGCTGCCGAGCGCCGGCTTTGAGGTAGGATTTAACCACCGCTACCTGCTGGACGCGCTGCACGTGCTGCCCGGAGAAAATTTCCGGCTGAAGCTGCTGAGCCCGCTGGCGCCTTGCGTGTTGATGCCGGACGAGGGCGACGCCTATTTCTACATGGTGCTGCCGGTGCGGCTGCGCGCCGACTGA
- a CDS encoding DUF370 domain-containing protein, translating to MYLHLGSNVVVPHAAVIGVFDLELTSQSRLTKQFLTRAEREGRIETASDDLPASFVLCQRDGGARVYLSQISAATLAKRFEKMSGFSRQGKTG from the coding sequence ATGTATCTTCATTTGGGCAGCAACGTCGTGGTGCCGCACGCCGCGGTGATCGGGGTATTTGACCTGGAGCTCACGTCCCAATCGCGGCTGACGAAACAATTTTTGACCCGCGCGGAGCGCGAGGGCCGCATCGAGACGGCCTCGGACGATCTGCCGGCCTCGTTTGTCCTCTGCCAGCGCGACGGCGGCGCCCGGGTCTATCTCTCCCAGATCTCAGCCGCCACCCTCGCAAAGCGGTTTGAAAAAATGTCCGGATTTTCGCGTCAGGGAAAGACAGGATAA